The Microbulbifer hydrolyticus genome has a segment encoding these proteins:
- a CDS encoding Yip1 family protein, whose protein sequence is MLNHLYGLMVQPRRQWQEIAGLSEKGLNRQIPYVVILALVPALCWYFGTTEVGWNIGSGGQVRTLTSNSALSLVGVFYVTMILAVIAVGYFIHWMAKTYGAKSHPMKGMVIAGFTATPIFVAGAAGLYPILWLDILLATLAVAYAVYLLYVGIPIVLNVNEERGFLFASAVVTACLVMAVVVMVGTVLFWSYVAAPVFQH, encoded by the coding sequence ATGCTGAATCATCTCTATGGCCTGATGGTGCAACCGCGCAGGCAGTGGCAGGAAATTGCTGGACTGTCTGAGAAAGGGCTCAACCGTCAGATTCCTTACGTTGTCATTCTGGCGCTGGTGCCGGCGCTGTGCTGGTATTTCGGCACGACGGAAGTCGGCTGGAATATCGGTAGTGGCGGTCAGGTACGCACGTTGACCAGTAACAGTGCCCTGTCACTGGTGGGCGTATTTTATGTGACCATGATCCTTGCGGTGATTGCCGTGGGATATTTTATTCACTGGATGGCAAAAACGTACGGTGCCAAGTCCCACCCCATGAAGGGCATGGTCATTGCGGGTTTTACCGCAACCCCGATTTTTGTCGCTGGCGCCGCCGGCCTCTATCCAATTCTGTGGCTGGATATCCTTCTTGCCACGCTGGCAGTAGCCTACGCGGTGTACCTGCTGTATGTGGGTATTCCCATCGTTCTGAACGTAAATGAAGAGCGCGGGTTTCTGTTTGCCAGTGCCGTGGTCACGGCATGCCTGGTGATGGCCGTGGTGGTGATGGTAGGAACGGTGCTGTTCTGGAGTTACGTCGCTGCGCCAGTCTTCCAGCACTGA